GAAGAAACGACAGATTCTTCAATAGAGAGTGAATCACCCTCCACCCAAGAGTTTGGAGATGCCTGTGTCCTGCAGTGACCTGCCTAAGGAATGGAACTGAGCTCATCTCAAAGCATTAGATCCTCCCTCAGGCTAGCACCAAGGCAGCCAGCCAGATTTAGAAGGCCAAAGGTTAGGATCCAATGTAAATCCTGGAACCTGACTGAGTCTCAAGAAATGGTGGACTGAAAATAGAGGAAATTGGATAAGCCACAGGATACATAAGGTTGAACCCTTTCCTTAGCCTTGTTCTATTTATTAGAGAATGACTGATATGCCCCCTAAACCCCCAGCTCATACCAAACCCGACTCTGTGTGCTTCGTTTTGATTTATAAAAGGTCTTTCCCTATGGTGCCAAATTTGAGTTTGGTTCTGCAGCAGCATATACAACATCCAGGAATTAGATATGACACAGTATCTACCAGCTCCTCCAGCAAAATGCTCTTGCCTGGTTCCCATCTGTGGTCGAGCCTTTGCGGTATGACTAACCTAGGTGACACTAACCCAGAAAAATGTGTAGTTTGACTATAGTTGGTCTCTGACCTTGCCCAAAGATCACTTCCCTCTATCTTACTCCCGCCAACGGAGGAGGAAGAATGAGAATGCTATAAGAAATCAGACaaaatcttcccttttttcccccacatacaACTTAGATCCACTCCTGCAATACCTCAAGGCTATTGCAGCCATCCCCAAACTCTCAACTTTCCACCAACAAGCTTCCCAGCAGCCCCTGGCCCACCAGCATGCTGAAGCTTTTCTAATAACCTTGGGGACAtcatgctttcctttctttccagctgggtactcctttcccttttcttcatttaaaatactaattttgggggcacctgggtggctcagcagctgaatgtctgccttcaggtcctgtggtggagtcccacatcaggctgatcctgaagacccaggatccagtcccctacatggagcctgcttcttcctctgcctgtgtctctgcccgtgtgtgtgtgtgtgtgtgtgtgtgtgtgtgtgtgtgtgtgtctcatgagtaaataaataaaatcttaaaagaaaaaaaaaagaaattggtgaaAAGAAAGATTTAATCCTTAGAATGCTGCTTTCCTTCTCAGAGTTTCTTTCCTTGGAGAGTCTATCTGTTCTCATCATTCCATCtatctccacttttttttttttttaagattttatctatttattcatagagacacagagagaaagaaaggcagagacacaggcagagggaaaagcaggctccacgccaggagccccaTACGGGACCTGatacgggactccaggatcacaccctggaccaaaggcaggcaccaaaccgctgagccacccagggatgccctctATCTCCACTTCTATGCAGATGTCAACCAACCTCCCCCGAAAGCACTTTTCCAGAATGTATTCCCTTTAGATCTAGCATTCAGTTTTGCCTGTAGTGATCTTGCCCCGATCTTtcaatttttccttcattatCCACAACACCATTGATCTCCTGATCCTCTACATTTCCAACCTTGGAATTATCGTTGATTCTTCTTAAATATTCCCAGTTATTTGCCATATTCTGCTAGCCCTAACTCCGTTGGGCCCATTAATTTTATCCACTgtttccccctttcccctctctgtccccaggggAGACCAGAGCCAGATTAGTGTTCCTAGATTTTCTCTTTCATCAGGCGTATAAATACCCGTCTTGCCTGCCGCCCAAGTGCGTTGTGCGGCTCAAGGAGTTAGCAGGTTGAACACACACTGACAACATGAGGTTGAAAGTCAGAAAGGTATCCTTAGCGATTATTTTACAATTGAAGAAAGAGATGCCCAGTGTGGATAACTCTCTGGTTCCTGTCACAGTCAGACTCTTGCCCTCCAGCACCTCTTCCATTATTCCGCCCTCACTGGTGTCTTCCTTCCGTCCCACGTTTGGTACAGACCCCGGCAGTGGGAGCTGCCGCCATCCCATCCCAGCACCACCTTTAGCCGGCTCTGTGGGTCCAGAACCCCGGCTCCAACCCACCCCCGAAGAATCCAGAGTCCTCAGGAGCGCAGCTCCCATTGGCCAGTGCgccccctcccctcacctcaTTGGCTACCATACTGCTAGTCCCGCCTCCTCGACTCCGCAGGTTCCAGCCGCCGTGCGACCGCAGTTTAGTGGGAAATGGCGGGAAAGGCCACGTCTAAAGGCGCGGCGCAACCTCGCAACGCCAGCCCAGGGGCCCGCGGTGGCCGAGAAACCCTCGACGACAGCCTCAAAGCCAGCTCCTCCTCACAAGCTGCGCTACCACGGGACCGCGGCGTGGTCGGCCGCGCGCTCCGTGGTCCCGGGCCCGGCGCTCCGCGCGGCGCCTCGGTCCGTTAGAGAGCTCTCGGCCGGTCGGGCAGCAGTCGCTCACACCACCGAGGCGAGCCCGGACACGGAAGCCACCTTGTTGTCCTCGGCCCAGGGCTGCAGGTTCTGCAGCGCGAAGAGCGACGAGTTGTGCAGGCAGAGCGGGTCTGGGGGCAGCGGCGGCCGCAGAGGCCGCGGCAGGGCATCCTGCTGCAGGTGCAGGAGCAGCCGGCCCGCGCGGTGCCGCTCCGCCTCGCGCTCCTCTGCCGTCTGGCGCCTGGGCGAGCGGAGACTCGGGGTCAGCGAGGCCGGCCCTCGCCCGCCCCGCGCCTCgtcgtccccccgcccccccccccgcccgccgttCCTCACCCGCCCCGCGCTGGGCCGCGCCGCCACTCGACGCCATCCGCGAACCCTCGCGCGCCCCGAGCCTCACCGCCACTTGGTGCGCCGGTTCTGGAACCAAGTCTTGACTTGAGCGTCGGTCATGCGCAGGGCCTTGGCCAGCGCTGCCCTCTCGGCGGAGGCCAAGTACTTCTGGCGCAGGAAGCGCCGCTCCAGCTCCAGCACCTGCGAGCGGGAGAAGGACGTGCGCGGCTTCTTCCGCTTCGGGGGGGTCCGGTTTTGGTAGGGGTGGCCGATGCGGCGTGTCCCGGAGAAGGGCGAGAGTGCggctaaaggaagaaagaacagggCAGGGCTTTCAGGGCGGCGCTTTTAGGTGCCCCAAGCTcgggcccggccccggccccgcatCAGCAAAGGCCTCCAGACAAGAAAGGGCCTCGGAAGATATGGCCCTCCCCCTTGGGTGAGGAAGAGACGGCCCCCGGAACTTCACCCTGCCCTACCCGCAATGTGGACAGTAGACTGCAAAGGAGGGCGCGGACCTCGACGGCAGCTCTCTCCCCATTGCCTCTCTCAGCATCAGGACCAAGAGATACATGTTGGGGGAGCATCCCCTGGGATGATCCCGGCGGGGAGCGTACGGGGAACTTGAGTTGGAGCAGAAGGATCAAGATGAGGAAAAGGGGTCAATGTGGGGCAGGACGCTGGAGGGTCGGGCAACCTCACCCGTGAGTCGGTCCTTGGCAAAGCGGCGGCCGCTGTCCATCCAAGGGAAGGTGAGTCCCGCTAGGCCCCCGGCTCCGCCCAAGCCCGAGGGTCCAGGCACCGCAGGCGCGCCTCCCGCGGGCGGCGGCACCGGCATCGGGCGATGCGCCGGGACGCGGATCACGCCGCCGGGGCCCATGCCGGAGCTGCCAGGTAGCGGGGCCAGCGAACCCGCGGGACCGTAGCTTGAGGTTCCGTGAAATCCACCCGAGAACGCCGCACTCTCCCCATGGCCCTGGCCTGCGCGACCCGGGCCTAGGCCGCTCCCGGGGGGTTCCGGGCAGCTCAGGATCTGATCGATGCCAAAGCTGATTGGCTCGTGGTGCGGGAGGTTGTGCGAGGCCAGGACCGCCGGCTCCATGGGTCCGGGTCTAAGGAGGACCACTGGAGGTTTGGCGGTTGGGAAGGGCGCCCCAGGCAACTCTGGGAGCCCAGGAGCGGAGCGCTCGGGGCGGCGGCCTCAGGGGCCCGCGGGGCTGGGCGCTGCGGGTCGCCGGGGCCCCCGGGACAGCTTCATCCCTGTGCACGGGGAGTAGCCGCGCCCGTGCCGGCCTCTGCCGGGCGTCGGCGCAGGGACTCGCATCCCGGGGGAGCGCGACCGGCGGGGACCCCAGGAGCGCCCTTGCTGTCGCTGAGGCGCGGATGGACGCTGGGCTGCCGGGGCCTCTGCCCGAGTCCGAGGTGGAGAGGGTTGGCCGGCTGGGGATGGGGCAGTGACTGACAGATCAGCGCTGGGTGGgcagtgggggttgggggtagggcaggggcggggccgggcccgtTAAAGGGAAAGAGACGCCTGTTTGCGCCAAACGCGGGGACGACTGGCGGGCGGGGACGGTGGGGGTAAGGGGGGAGGTGGCAAGGGTGTTGGAAACCGGGCTCCGCACGGGAGGGGCCAGAGCCTGGGCCGCGGCGCGCTGAGTCAGGCGAGATGCGCACAGCAACTCCATCCTCGCCGGCCTCCGCCTTTGGGCTTCCTCGGCCTCGCCGGCTTCCTCACAGGTGCCTCCTCCCAGAGCCCCCACTTTTCGCCTCGCGATGGGTCCTGCCTGCCGACTCCCAGATTCGTTGTGGCCCCTGCCTAAGTGTCCTCGAAGACCAAATCTCGTTGTGGCTTCCTGGCTGCGATGGGAAGCGGTTGGGAGCGGCGCCGGCGAGCTGGAGGCCCGGGAAGAGGACAGGTGTGGGAAGGCGGCAGCAGGGCGCGTCTGGTGGGCTAGGGCGGGGGACAAACGACTCTGGCCGAGTCTGGGCCCGCGGTCCCGGTGCGCCTCCCGGCCTCTCCCGGGGGTCCCTACCTCCTCCTTCCGGGAACGCCAGTACttgtatttcttagaattttgattttctgaaatCGGTGTGAAGCGGAGCACTGGCTCAGCCCAGACTAAGACTAAGGCGGATGAGAGCTCGGGGCTGGCGTTGCGCTCCCCACGGGGGCCACCAGCGCGGGGCTCTGCGCCTCCACTCTACGCCTAGAAAGTCAGTTCTCACACATTTCCCCCCTCAACGGCGGGAGGACAAAATCGCCTCCGGCGACACGTGGGTCCTCAATGAAGCCTCCGGCGGTCTCAGCCGCCTCATTTTCCCGCAGACGCTTCTCCCCACCCAAACTCCAGAAACTGTGCCTGGAGTGTGtcagggatgggaggtggggcaAGACTGGAGGCGCTCAATGACCCTGTGACCTCCGGCCGGGGACCCTGGAGCTGGGAGTGTGTGAACTCCGCGTCCTTCCCGGGATGGGACCCGGACCCGGCGGGCCCCTGCGCCTTAgacccgcccccgccgccgcccggcccggtGCAGGCCGCCATAATCGGGTTAGCTGGGTCGGAATTACATTACCttccccggcccgccccggccccgggggGGCCCTGGCGCCTCGGAGCCGGTGAGACTGGGCGCAGGGAGGGGGGGTTCCTACCATTCTGCGGCGGGTGGGCACGGATGAGCCGCTCAGCCTGTCTTGGACACGTGGTAGCCGAAGGACCCCGCCCTGCTGTGCCAGCCGTCCCCCTAGACCCCAGCCCACTCTGGTGCTCAGCTCCAGTCTGCCTGTTACCCGTGTAAACCGAAATGCCTTCTAAGTAGACGGGTAGACGGGTCTTCCTGGGAGCACCGGGTCTTCCAGTTGAATCTCCAGGATCTCCTGGGAAAgactctgcctctcctttctccccagcaGATGGGCGGCAGCCCTGCGCCTCGGGCAGGGTGAGGGGTCTTTTCTCTCCAGGGAACTAGGAACGATATTTGGGCATCTGGGcaggaagataaagaaaagaaagaagggaatggACTCTCCCCACTAAAGGCACCAGGCCCTCCCTCAGTATTCTCAGAGGCCTCGATCTGAAGAGGGTGAACCATGGAGGCAGCTGGCATCAATGATATGtgacatcccccccccccaatttcaTGTCCATTTTTCCACTATCCAATTTCTCCAGCCCTTTCCCCACCCTGCTGACAGTCCCTCTGAAAGGGGAGCAGGAGGCCTCCCGCCAATTTGGCAGCTGTGTTGTTATCTTTGGAGGGAAAGTCAGACATTATCACCTC
This genomic stretch from Canis lupus dingo isolate Sandy chromosome 17, ASM325472v2, whole genome shotgun sequence harbors:
- the TLX2 gene encoding T-cell leukemia homeobox protein 2, with translation MEPAVLASHNLPHHEPISFGIDQILSCPEPPGSGLGPGRAGQGHGESAAFSGGFHGTSSYGPAGSLAPLPGSSGMGPGGVIRVPAHRPMPVPPPAGGAPAVPGPSGLGGAGGLAGLTFPWMDSGRRFAKDRLTAALSPFSGTRRIGHPYQNRTPPKRKKPRTSFSRSQVLELERRFLRQKYLASAERAALAKALRMTDAQVKTWFQNRRTKWRRQTAEEREAERHRAGRLLLHLQQDALPRPLRPPLPPDPLCLHNSSLFALQNLQPWAEDNKVASVSGLASVV